A portion of the uncultured Bacteroides sp. genome contains these proteins:
- a CDS encoding alpha-glucuronidase, with amino-acid sequence MFCSFFLILSASEADRLWLRMSANEKAEVICKKQSPTLTIAVTELRNGWKGIPVELQMQTSKEWKKLGKDGFTIRTSADGKKIIVASLGETGILYGVYHLLRLQQTGELTVQLNISESPSYKIRVLNHWDNLDRTVERGYAGRSLWHWEQLPDTLSPRYEEYARANASIGINGTVLNNVNASPQMLSTEYLQKVKALAGVFRPYGIKVYLSINFSSPAELGGLPTSDPLDASVSRWWKEKVNEIYRLIPDFGGFLVKANSEGLPGPQDFGRTHADGANMLADALQPHGGIVMWRAFVYSPGDSDRAKQAYQEFMPLDGKFRKNVIIQVKNGPIDFQPREPFSPLFGAMKQTAVMPEFQITQEYLGFSNHLVYLAPLWKECLESDTYQQGQGSTVARVTDGSVYPHQLTAIAGVANIGEDANWCGHPFAQANWYAFGRLAWNHELTSAQVADEWIKQTFPDSGSADNAAEAVSKNISHEWKNEISSNITSIKGERNLIVGSWEVAFVPQVRQMMLESREAAVDYMMPLGLHHQFAFGHHYGPEPWCNVPGARADWLPTYYHKADSVGIGFDRSSTGSNAVSEYQSPLCEMFDAVETCPENLLLWFHHVPWNHKMKSGRTLWDELCYTYDSGVRQARSFQKTWDAVERYVDSQRFHEVQRRLKIQTRDAVWWKDACLLYFQQFSGHPIPYDIERPVHDLDSLQQYHLKISNYENAPM; translated from the coding sequence ATGTTTTGCTCTTTCTTTTTGATTTTAAGCGCCAGTGAGGCCGATCGTTTATGGCTTCGAATGTCCGCCAATGAAAAAGCTGAAGTAATCTGCAAAAAACAATCTCCGACATTGACTATTGCAGTTACTGAACTCAGGAATGGGTGGAAGGGAATACCTGTCGAACTCCAAATGCAAACGAGCAAAGAATGGAAGAAACTAGGAAAGGACGGATTTACCATTCGCACATCTGCTGATGGGAAGAAAATAATTGTTGCTTCGCTGGGCGAAACAGGTATTCTTTATGGAGTGTATCACTTACTACGCTTGCAACAAACAGGTGAACTGACTGTTCAATTAAACATCTCTGAATCTCCTTCTTATAAGATACGGGTATTGAATCATTGGGACAACCTCGATCGTACGGTGGAGCGGGGTTATGCCGGCCGTTCTCTTTGGCATTGGGAACAGCTACCCGATACACTTTCGCCGAGATATGAGGAATATGCTCGTGCCAATGCCTCGATAGGTATTAATGGCACCGTGCTGAATAATGTCAATGCTAGTCCGCAAATGTTGTCAACAGAATATTTGCAGAAGGTCAAAGCTTTGGCAGGAGTGTTTCGCCCTTATGGTATTAAGGTCTATTTATCCATCAACTTTTCTTCTCCTGCTGAGTTGGGTGGATTGCCTACTTCCGATCCTCTTGATGCCTCCGTTAGTCGTTGGTGGAAAGAGAAAGTGAACGAAATTTATCGTCTGATTCCTGATTTCGGAGGATTTCTGGTTAAGGCGAACTCTGAAGGATTGCCCGGGCCGCAAGATTTTGGTCGCACACATGCTGATGGTGCTAATATGCTGGCCGATGCGTTGCAACCCCACGGAGGTATCGTGATGTGGCGGGCATTCGTTTACAGTCCGGGCGATAGTGATCGTGCTAAACAAGCTTATCAGGAGTTTATGCCGTTGGACGGAAAGTTTAGAAAGAATGTAATCATACAGGTAAAGAATGGACCGATAGACTTTCAGCCTCGTGAACCATTTAGTCCGCTGTTTGGTGCAATGAAGCAAACAGCGGTGATGCCTGAATTTCAGATTACGCAAGAGTATCTGGGGTTCTCTAACCATCTTGTTTATTTAGCTCCATTGTGGAAAGAATGTTTGGAAAGCGATACTTATCAACAAGGGCAAGGCTCTACTGTGGCACGTGTCACGGATGGTTCAGTTTATCCGCATCAACTAACGGCCATTGCCGGAGTGGCAAATATTGGTGAAGATGCCAATTGGTGTGGACATCCCTTTGCGCAAGCCAACTGGTACGCTTTCGGTCGATTGGCATGGAATCACGAACTGACTTCAGCGCAAGTAGCGGATGAATGGATTAAACAAACCTTTCCGGATAGTGGTAGTGCAGATAATGCAGCTGAGGCTGTGTCGAAGAATATCAGTCACGAATGGAAGAATGAAATATCAAGTAATATAACATCTATAAAAGGAGAAAGGAATTTGATTGTTGGTTCTTGGGAGGTTGCATTTGTACCTCAGGTTAGGCAAATGATGCTGGAATCTCGAGAGGCGGCAGTTGATTATATGATGCCCCTTGGACTGCACCATCAGTTTGCTTTCGGGCATCATTATGGCCCTGAACCTTGGTGCAATGTACCCGGTGCTCGTGCTGATTGGTTACCTACTTACTATCATAAAGCAGATAGTGTAGGCATTGGATTTGATCGTAGCAGCACGGGAAGCAATGCCGTTTCAGAATATCAGTCGCCTTTGTGCGAGATGTTTGATGCCGTGGAAACTTGTCCCGAAAATCTTCTACTCTGGTTTCATCATGTGCCGTGGAATCATAAAATGAAAAGTGGGCGTACCCTCTGGGATGAACTTTGCTATACCTATGATAGTGGTGTGCGGCAGGCACGCTCGTTTCAGAAAACATGGGATGCTGTGGAGCGATATGTAGACTCACAACGTTTTCACGAAGTGCAGCGCCGTCTGAAGATTCAGACGCGAGATGCTGTTTGGTGGAAAGATGCTTGTTTGCTTTACTTTCAACAGTTCAGTGGTCATCCCATTCCTTATGATATAGAGCGTCCTGTGCATGACTTGGATAGTTTGCAACAATATCATTTGAAGATTAGCAATTACGAGAATGCTCCTATGTGA
- the uxuA gene encoding mannonate dehydratase, producing MEKTWRWFGKNDKITLAMLKQIGVEGIVTALHQVPNGEVWSFDAINDMKTYIESFGLRWSVVESLPVSEAIKYAGSERDALIENYKLSLANLGRAGVKTVCYNFMPVIDWIRTDLEYPWADGTSSLYFDKIRFAYFDCRILKRAGAEADYMDEELHKVRELDAVITQAEKDELVDTIIVKTQGFVNGNIKEGDQNPVAIFNRLLNLYQGIDRNGLRENLCYFLTSIMPVCEEWGINMCIHPDDPPCQMLGLPRIVTSAEDIDWFLHAVDNPHNGLTFCAGSLSAGLHNDVPALARRFAKRTHFVHLRSTNVTPEGNFIEASHLEGRGHLVELVRIFEKERPIVPMRVDHGRLMLGDADKGYNPGYSFHGRMLALAQVEGMMAVVKDELTHKRFYEKME from the coding sequence ATGGAAAAAACATGGAGATGGTTTGGTAAGAACGACAAAATAACCCTTGCCATGCTTAAACAAATAGGAGTGGAAGGTATTGTGACAGCTTTACATCAAGTACCTAACGGAGAGGTGTGGAGCTTCGACGCGATCAACGATATGAAGACATATATCGAGTCTTTCGGTTTGCGTTGGTCGGTTGTGGAAAGTCTGCCTGTGTCCGAGGCGATAAAATATGCGGGATCGGAACGTGATGCGCTGATTGAAAACTACAAACTTAGTCTGGCCAATTTGGGAAGGGCAGGAGTGAAGACAGTCTGCTATAATTTTATGCCTGTTATCGATTGGATTCGTACTGATCTGGAGTATCCGTGGGCGGATGGTACCTCTTCTCTTTATTTTGATAAAATACGTTTTGCCTATTTTGATTGCAGAATCTTGAAGCGTGCAGGTGCTGAGGCTGACTATATGGATGAAGAACTCCATAAAGTACGTGAGTTGGATGCCGTTATTACTCAAGCAGAGAAAGACGAGTTGGTAGACACCATCATCGTGAAGACACAAGGCTTTGTAAATGGTAACATCAAAGAGGGCGACCAGAATCCCGTAGCCATCTTCAATAGACTATTAAATTTGTACCAAGGGATTGATCGTAACGGTTTGCGGGAGAATCTGTGTTATTTTCTCACCTCCATCATGCCTGTTTGCGAAGAGTGGGGCATTAACATGTGCATTCACCCTGATGATCCTCCTTGCCAGATGCTTGGCCTGCCTCGTATTGTAACCAGTGCAGAAGATATTGACTGGTTTCTCCATGCAGTGGATAACCCGCATAACGGATTAACGTTCTGCGCCGGCTCACTTAGTGCCGGTCTGCACAATGATGTACCTGCTTTGGCTCGCCGTTTTGCAAAGCGTACTCACTTTGTGCATTTGCGTAGCACCAATGTTACTCCCGAGGGTAATTTTATTGAAGCCTCCCATTTAGAAGGTCGTGGCCATCTGGTTGAATTGGTTCGTATCTTTGAGAAAGAGCGTCCCATCGTTCCCATGCGCGTAGACCACGGGCGACTGATGCTCGGTGATGCCGATAAAGGGTATAACCCCGGTTATTCTTTTCATGGTCGCATGTTAGCCTTGGCGCAAGTCGAGGGCATGATGGCTGTGGTGAAAGATGAACTCACTCATAAACGCTTTTACGAAAAAATGGAGTAA
- the rplT gene encoding 50S ribosomal protein L20, producing the protein MPRSVNHVASKARRKKILKLTRGYFGARKNVWTVAKNTWEKGLTYAFRDRRNKKRNFRGLWIQRINAAARLEGMSYSKLMGGLHKAGIEINRKVLADLAMNHPEAFSAIVAKAKAA; encoded by the coding sequence ATGCCAAGATCAGTAAATCATGTTGCTTCAAAAGCAAGAAGAAAGAAAATTTTGAAATTGACCAGAGGTTACTTTGGTGCTAGAAAAAATGTATGGACCGTAGCAAAAAACACTTGGGAAAAGGGTTTAACCTATGCGTTTCGTGACCGCAGAAATAAGAAAAGAAACTTTCGTGGACTTTGGATACAACGTATCAATGCTGCTGCCCGTTTAGAAGGAATGTCTTATTCGAAACTAATGGGTGGTTTACACAAAGCTGGCATTGAAATAAACCGCAAAGTTTTAGCTGATTTAGCGATGAATCATCCTGAAGCTTTCAGTGCTATTGTAGCTAAAGCAAAAGCTGCTTAA
- the rpmI gene encoding 50S ribosomal protein L35, translating to MPKMKTNSGSKKRFALTGTGKIKRKHAFHSHILTKKTKKRKRNLCYSTTVDATNVSQVKELLAMK from the coding sequence ATGCCAAAGATGAAAACTAACTCCGGTTCTAAAAAAAGATTCGCTCTTACCGGAACAGGTAAAATCAAAAGAAAGCACGCTTTTCACAGCCACATTTTGACTAAGAAAACTAAAAAGAGAAAAAGAAACTTGTGCTACTCTACAACTGTTGATGCAACAAATGTGAGTCAAGTCAAGGAACTCTTAGCTATGAAGTAA
- the infC gene encoding translation initiation factor IF-3: protein MKNDSLKGQFRINEQIRAKDVRIVGDDDIESKVYPIFQALKMAEEREMDLVEISPNAEPPVCRIIDYSKFLYQLKKRQKEQKAKQVKVNVKEIRFGPQTDDHDYDFKLKHAKGFLEDGDKVKAYVFFKGRSILFKEQGEVLLLRFANDLEDYAKVDQMPVLEGKRMTIFLSPKKKEGQKKVVSTTPTTPSAKLTVVKADKIVKVENSSEEEDKEMRNAQV, encoded by the coding sequence ATGAAGAATGACAGCTTAAAAGGGCAATTCCGAATCAATGAGCAGATTCGAGCCAAAGACGTTCGCATTGTAGGTGATGACGATATTGAGTCGAAAGTTTATCCGATATTTCAGGCATTAAAAATGGCTGAAGAGCGTGAAATGGATCTCGTGGAGATTTCTCCTAATGCAGAGCCACCTGTTTGTCGTATTATTGATTACTCTAAATTTCTTTATCAGTTAAAGAAGCGTCAAAAAGAACAAAAAGCGAAACAGGTCAAAGTGAACGTAAAAGAAATACGCTTTGGACCGCAGACTGATGATCATGATTATGACTTCAAATTAAAGCATGCTAAAGGTTTTTTGGAGGATGGTGATAAAGTTAAAGCATACGTATTTTTTAAAGGACGTTCTATCCTCTTCAAAGAACAAGGTGAAGTATTGCTACTTCGTTTTGCTAATGATTTAGAAGACTATGCTAAAGTAGATCAAATGCCTGTACTCGAAGGCAAAAGAATGACTATTTTTCTTTCTCCTAAAAAGAAAGAAGGACAAAAAAAAGTGGTTTCAACAACTCCCACTACTCCTTCAGCTAAACTCACAGTCGTTAAGGCTGATAAAATAGTAAAAGTTGAAAATAGTTCTGAAGAAGAAGATAAAGAAATGCGTAACGCGCAGGTATAG
- the thrS gene encoding threonine--tRNA ligase, with amino-acid sequence MIKITFPDGSIREYSEGVNGLRIAESISSRLAQDVLACGVNGETYDLGRTINEDASVVLYKWEDEQGKHAFWHTSAHLLAEALQELYPGIQFGIGPAIENGFYYDVDPGEAVIKESDLVAVEAKMVELASKKEAVVRNNISKTDALKKFSDRGETYKCELISELEDGRITTYTQGDFTDLCRGPHLMNTGSIKAIKLTSVAGAYWRGHEDRKMLTRIYGITFPKKKMLDEYLTMMEEAKKRDHRKIGKEMELFMFSETVGKGLPMWLPKGTALRLRLEDFLKKIQKRFGYQQVMTPHIGNKQLYITSGHYAKYGKDSFQPIHTPEEGEEYLLKPMNCPHHCEIYKWQPHSYKDLPLRLAEFGTVYRYEQSGELHGLTRVRSFTQDDAHIFCRPDQVKDEFLQVMDIIFIIFKALDFQNFEAQISLRDPNNREKYIGSDENWEKAEQAIVEACQEKGLKAKVELGEAAFYGPKLDFMVRDAIGRKWQLGTIQVDYNLPERFQLEYTGADNQKHRPVMIHRAPFGSMERFVAVLIEHTGGKFPLWLAPDQVAILPISEKFNDYAQELKQYLDTMDIRAIVDERNEKIGRKIRDNEMKRIPYMLVVGEKEAANREVSVRKQGEGDKGTMKFEDFGKILNEEVQNMINKW; translated from the coding sequence ATGATAAAAATAACATTTCCTGATGGCTCTATTCGTGAATATAGCGAAGGAGTTAATGGTCTGCGGATAGCAGAAAGTATAAGTTCTCGTTTGGCGCAAGATGTATTGGCTTGCGGCGTTAATGGTGAAACGTATGATTTAGGTCGCACAATAAACGAAGATGCCTCTGTAGTTCTTTATAAATGGGAAGACGAACAAGGTAAACATGCTTTTTGGCATACTAGTGCTCACTTACTAGCCGAAGCTTTGCAGGAATTATATCCAGGTATTCAATTTGGAATTGGACCTGCAATCGAAAACGGTTTTTATTATGATGTAGATCCGGGAGAAGCTGTTATAAAAGAAAGTGATTTGGTTGCCGTTGAAGCAAAAATGGTTGAATTAGCTTCAAAGAAAGAAGCGGTAGTACGAAATAACATCAGCAAGACGGATGCGTTGAAAAAATTTAGCGATCGAGGTGAGACTTATAAATGCGAATTAATATCAGAATTAGAAGATGGACGCATCACCACGTATACCCAAGGAGATTTCACTGATCTTTGCCGCGGCCCTCATTTGATGAATACAGGCTCAATTAAAGCTATAAAATTGACTTCTGTAGCTGGCGCCTATTGGCGTGGGCATGAAGATCGTAAGATGCTTACCCGCATCTATGGAATCACTTTTCCTAAAAAGAAAATGCTCGATGAATATTTAACGATGATGGAAGAAGCCAAAAAGCGAGACCATCGTAAGATAGGAAAAGAAATGGAACTATTCATGTTCTCCGAAACAGTAGGTAAAGGTTTGCCCATGTGGTTACCTAAAGGGACTGCTCTCCGCTTACGGTTAGAAGATTTCTTGAAAAAAATTCAAAAGCGTTTTGGATATCAACAAGTAATGACTCCTCATATTGGCAATAAACAATTGTATATTACATCTGGACATTACGCTAAATACGGGAAAGATTCTTTTCAGCCAATACACACCCCAGAAGAAGGAGAAGAGTATCTACTTAAGCCCATGAACTGTCCCCATCATTGTGAAATATATAAATGGCAACCTCATTCTTATAAAGATCTTCCATTGCGTTTAGCTGAATTTGGAACCGTATACCGCTACGAACAAAGTGGAGAATTGCATGGACTAACAAGAGTTCGTAGTTTTACGCAAGATGACGCCCACATTTTCTGCCGCCCCGATCAGGTGAAAGATGAATTCCTTCAGGTAATGGATATTATCTTCATCATCTTTAAAGCGCTGGATTTCCAAAACTTTGAAGCACAAATTTCACTTCGTGATCCTAATAATCGCGAAAAGTATATTGGGAGTGATGAAAACTGGGAAAAAGCCGAACAAGCTATTGTTGAAGCTTGCCAAGAAAAAGGACTAAAGGCAAAAGTGGAATTAGGAGAAGCTGCATTCTATGGGCCAAAGTTGGATTTTATGGTTCGTGATGCAATCGGCCGTAAGTGGCAATTGGGAACAATTCAAGTAGATTATAATCTTCCTGAACGCTTTCAATTGGAATATACTGGCGCTGATAATCAGAAACATCGTCCGGTAATGATTCACCGTGCACCGTTTGGCTCTATGGAAAGATTTGTAGCAGTATTAATAGAACACACCGGTGGAAAATTTCCATTGTGGCTAGCCCCTGATCAAGTTGCCATTCTACCTATTAGCGAAAAGTTTAATGACTATGCACAAGAATTGAAACAGTATTTAGACACAATGGATATTCGCGCTATAGTAGATGAAAGAAATGAAAAGATAGGCCGAAAAATACGTGATAATGAGATGAAACGCATTCCATACATGTTGGTAGTAGGCGAAAAAGAAGCAGCAAATAGGGAAGTCTCTGTTAGAAAGCAAGGAGAAGGAGATAAAGGAACTATGAAATTTGAAGATTTTGGTAAAATTCTGAATGAAGAAGTTCAAAATATGATAAATAAATGGTAA
- a CDS encoding tetratricopeptide repeat protein — protein sequence MAKKIILALLLFPSFLSAQINTERVMTIARNALYFEDYVLSIQYFNQVINAKPYLYEPYFFRGLAKINLDDYQGAEADCNAAIQRNPFVIGAYQIRGLARIKQNKFDGAIEDYKKAIEHEPENVTLWHNLTLCHIQKEDYKEAEKDLGKLIAIAPKYTRAYLMRGEVALKQKDTIRALQDFDLAIKMDKYDPDAWSSRAIVKLQQGKYAAAESDLDNATHLSSKNAGNYINRALARFHQNNLRGAMDDYDIALDIEPNNFIGHYNRGLLRAQVGDDNRAIEDFDFVIQMEPKNMMAIFNRGLLKAQTGDLRGAIKDYTTVINEYPNFLAGYYNRAEARRKMGDRNGAERDEFKVLKMQLDKQNGLTVANKNAKKDSSDTDENDQKTRKKSDKNMNNYGKIVIADDSEAEKQYKSDYRGKVQDRNVEIQMEPMYLLTYYEKTSEVKRAIHYHKYIDDLNRTNVLPKRLYITNAESPLTEDQVTFHFALIDTHTSDIVQNPRDARRRFSRSLDFYLVQDFTNSIEDLTQTVLLDDTFFPAYFMRALVRCKQLEYQKSKDDLSNTVAAVAVGQKPAVLALDYDMVKSDLDHVITLEPDFVYAYYNRANVLAMLKDYRAAIADYDKAIELNKDFAEAYFNRGLTQIFLGNNKKGIADLSKAGELGIVSAYNIIKRFTEQAE from the coding sequence ATGGCAAAAAAAATAATATTAGCTTTACTGCTATTTCCTTCTTTTCTTTCTGCCCAAATAAATACAGAACGAGTCATGACCATTGCCCGTAATGCACTTTATTTTGAGGACTATGTGCTTTCTATCCAGTACTTTAATCAAGTAATTAATGCAAAGCCTTATTTATACGAGCCCTATTTCTTTAGGGGTTTGGCCAAAATAAACCTAGATGACTATCAAGGAGCAGAGGCTGACTGCAATGCTGCCATTCAACGAAATCCTTTTGTAATAGGAGCTTATCAGATACGTGGCCTTGCTCGAATTAAGCAAAACAAATTTGACGGAGCGATAGAGGATTATAAAAAGGCTATAGAACACGAGCCTGAGAATGTGACATTGTGGCATAACTTAACGCTATGTCACATCCAAAAAGAGGATTACAAAGAAGCTGAAAAGGACTTAGGTAAGCTAATTGCAATTGCACCTAAATATACACGAGCATATTTGATGCGTGGCGAAGTAGCACTAAAGCAAAAAGACACGATTCGTGCTTTGCAAGACTTTGATTTAGCCATTAAAATGGATAAATATGATCCTGATGCTTGGTCTTCACGCGCCATCGTAAAATTACAACAAGGAAAATATGCTGCTGCTGAATCCGACTTAGACAATGCCACACATTTAAGTTCTAAAAATGCCGGAAATTATATAAATCGGGCCTTGGCACGCTTCCATCAAAACAATCTAAGAGGAGCTATGGATGATTATGACATAGCACTTGATATCGAACCAAATAACTTCATTGGACATTACAACAGAGGCCTTCTTCGAGCACAGGTAGGTGATGATAATCGTGCCATAGAGGATTTTGATTTTGTAATTCAAATGGAGCCTAAAAATATGATGGCTATCTTTAATAGAGGCTTACTAAAGGCACAAACAGGAGACTTGCGTGGAGCTATTAAAGATTACACGACTGTTATTAATGAATATCCGAATTTCTTAGCGGGATACTATAATCGAGCTGAAGCAAGAAGAAAAATGGGAGACCGTAATGGAGCAGAACGTGATGAGTTCAAAGTGTTAAAGATGCAATTAGATAAACAAAACGGACTAACAGTAGCTAATAAAAACGCCAAGAAAGATTCTAGTGACACAGACGAGAATGACCAAAAAACTCGAAAAAAGTCGGATAAGAATATGAATAACTATGGCAAAATAGTTATTGCCGACGATTCGGAAGCTGAAAAACAATATAAAAGCGATTATCGTGGCAAAGTACAAGATCGAAACGTCGAGATTCAAATGGAGCCAATGTATCTACTTACTTACTATGAGAAGACAAGTGAAGTAAAACGAGCCATTCACTACCACAAATATATTGATGATTTGAATCGCACAAATGTGTTACCCAAACGCTTGTATATCACCAATGCTGAGTCTCCTTTAACAGAAGATCAGGTGACATTCCATTTTGCTCTGATAGACACGCATACCTCCGATATTGTGCAAAACCCGAGAGATGCCCGTAGGCGTTTTTCTCGCTCTCTTGACTTCTATTTGGTACAAGATTTTACCAATTCTATCGAAGATTTAACGCAAACGGTTTTGCTTGACGACACCTTTTTCCCTGCCTACTTCATGCGAGCGTTAGTGAGATGTAAGCAATTGGAATATCAAAAATCAAAAGATGATTTATCGAACACTGTTGCCGCAGTAGCTGTGGGGCAAAAGCCAGCAGTATTGGCACTCGATTATGATATGGTTAAAAGTGATTTGGACCACGTAATTACTTTGGAACCCGATTTTGTTTACGCCTATTATAACCGCGCCAACGTACTTGCAATGCTTAAAGACTATCGCGCAGCAATTGCCGACTATGATAAAGCCATTGAACTAAACAAAGATTTTGCTGAAGCTTATTTTAATAGAGGCCTAACACAAATTTTTCTAGGTAATAACAAAAAAGGTATTGCCGACCTCAGCAAAGCAGGTGAGTTAGGAATTGTTTCAGCTTATAATATTATTAAACGTTTTACCGAACAAGCTGAATAA
- the def gene encoding peptide deformylase, whose translation MILPIYIYGQPVLRKVADDISPDYPQLNELIENMFETMDKADGVGLAAPQIGLPIRVVVINLDPLSEEHPEYKDFRKAYINAHILEFTGNDVSIEEGCLSLPGIHESVKRKDKIHVRYLDSNYNEHNEWVEGYLARVMQHEFDHLDGKMFIDHISPLRKQMIKGKLNAMLKGKAHCSYKVKTIK comes from the coding sequence ATGATTTTACCTATTTATATATATGGACAGCCTGTATTGAGAAAGGTTGCTGATGATATATCCCCAGATTATCCCCAATTAAATGAACTCATAGAAAATATGTTTGAAACAATGGATAAGGCAGATGGAGTGGGGCTTGCAGCACCGCAAATTGGGTTGCCTATCCGTGTAGTTGTTATCAATCTGGATCCTCTTTCTGAAGAACATCCCGAGTATAAAGACTTTCGTAAAGCGTATATCAACGCACATATATTGGAATTCACCGGAAACGATGTATCTATCGAAGAAGGATGCTTGAGTTTACCGGGCATTCACGAAAGCGTAAAAAGAAAAGATAAAATTCACGTAAGATACCTTGATAGTAACTACAACGAACATAATGAATGGGTAGAAGGATATTTAGCCAGAGTAATGCAACACGAGTTTGACCATTTGGATGGGAAAATGTTTATAGATCATATTTCTCCATTGCGCAAACAGATGATTAAAGGAAAATTAAATGCCATGCTTAAAGGCAAAGCTCACTGTTCCTACAAAGTGAAAACAATAAAATAA
- the ruvX gene encoding Holliday junction resolvase RuvX: MSRILAIDYGRKRTGIAVTDTMQIIAGGLTTVATNELLDFILRYIKEEPVERIIIGLPRQMNNEMSESMQYIKPFVSNLRKKIPDMTIEFVDERFTSVLAHRTMLEAGLKKKDRQNKSLVDEISATIILQTYLESKRY; this comes from the coding sequence ATGAGTAGGATTTTAGCTATTGATTACGGCAGAAAACGTACAGGCATTGCTGTTACGGATACAATGCAAATTATTGCGGGCGGCTTAACCACTGTGGCAACCAATGAATTATTAGATTTTATACTGAGATATATTAAAGAAGAACCTGTTGAGCGCATCATTATTGGCCTACCCAGACAAATGAATAATGAAATGTCTGAGAGTATGCAATATATAAAACCTTTTGTTAGTAACCTCAGAAAAAAAATACCTGATATGACCATTGAGTTTGTTGACGAGCGCTTCACATCTGTCTTAGCACATCGAACCATGCTTGAGGCTGGATTGAAAAAAAAAGACAGGCAAAATAAATCATTGGTAGATGAAATCAGTGCCACTATTATTCTACAGACATATCTCGAAAGCAAGCGTTACTGA
- a CDS encoding DUF3869 domain-containing protein — MKMKGKVFGYSAKLALAVLAVFGTFTSCYEKESVDITTVVPAVYYVVGTISDGSNGQPIGTATVKVDGTAVSLNNGAFIQKVAAAGAHTVDVSATGYYDVKKTVFCVEVADGQTSTALADIALFTPSSQASDPVQTPTSPSTANIEAVKGQLVTSFTPTSAPAGTTMGTTTAVVNNDGTVTVSTPLTLASPSVDPVTVTYSYKEGFALVGEPAIVTKAVSEKDQIIANIANYLNKSYGLKEVSRTALLDGGTNSVIGYKVTYTVNIKTFIFTVSGNNWSADATWLSNVQVTAVVDTHDSHNTHGGSTNAGGGAGGAE; from the coding sequence ATGAAAATGAAAGGTAAAGTTTTCGGTTATAGCGCTAAGCTAGCGTTAGCCGTTTTAGCAGTTTTCGGTACATTTACTAGCTGCTACGAGAAAGAGAGTGTAGATATCACAACTGTTGTTCCTGCAGTTTACTATGTAGTAGGGACAATTTCTGATGGTTCTAATGGTCAACCTATTGGTACCGCTACAGTTAAAGTAGATGGAACTGCCGTTAGTTTAAATAATGGAGCTTTCATTCAAAAAGTGGCTGCTGCTGGAGCACATACTGTTGATGTATCTGCAACGGGATATTATGATGTGAAAAAAACAGTGTTTTGTGTTGAAGTAGCCGATGGGCAAACAAGTACAGCTCTTGCTGATATAGCATTGTTTACTCCTTCTTCGCAGGCTTCAGATCCTGTACAAACTCCAACGTCTCCTTCTACTGCTAACATTGAAGCAGTGAAAGGGCAATTAGTGACTAGCTTTACTCCAACTAGTGCACCTGCAGGAACAACGATGGGTACTACCACTGCTGTTGTTAATAATGATGGTACTGTTACAGTTTCCACACCTCTAACTTTGGCTAGTCCATCTGTAGATCCTGTTACGGTTACATATTCTTATAAAGAAGGATTTGCATTAGTTGGTGAACCAGCTATTGTGACTAAAGCTGTAAGCGAAAAAGATCAAATTATTGCGAATATCGCAAACTATCTTAATAAGTCATATGGCTTAAAAGAAGTTTCAAGAACAGCTCTTTTGGATGGAGGTACTAACTCTGTTATAGGATACAAGGTTACGTACACAGTAAATATAAAGACTTTTATATTCACTGTATCTGGAAATAATTGGTCAGCAGACGCTACATGGTTATCAAATGTACAAGTAACAGCTGTAGTAGATACTCATGACAGTCACAATACTCACGGAGGCTCTACTAATGCTGGTGGTGGTGCCGGTGGTGCTGAATAA